One genomic region from Euleptes europaea isolate rEulEur1 chromosome 6, rEulEur1.hap1, whole genome shotgun sequence encodes:
- the RTRAF gene encoding RNA transcription, translation and transport factor protein produces the protein MFRRKLSALDYHNPAGFNCRDETEFRNFIVWLEDQKIRHYKIEDRGNLRNIRNAAEWTKSFEKYLKDVNCPFTVQERQETIDWLLGLAVRLEYGDNADKYKDATPDGAKNADNAAKNAEPLINLDVNNPDFKAGVMALANLLQIQRHDDYLVMLKAIRILVQERLTQDAVAKASQSKEGLPIALDKHVLGFDTGDAVLNEAAQILRLLHIEELRELQTKINEAIVAVQAIIADPKTDHRLGKVGR, from the exons ATGTTCCGGCGGAAACTGTCGGCGCTCGACTACCACAACCCGGCCGGGTTCAACTGCCGAG ATGAAACTGAATTTCGAAACTTTATTGTCTGGCTTGAAGATCAGAAAATCCGACACTACAAAATAGAAGATCGAGGAAATTTAAGGAACATCCGCAATGCTGCAGAATGGacaaaatcctttgaaaag tacCTGAAAGATGTGAATTGCCCCTTCACAGTACAAGAGCGACAAGAAACAATTGATTGGCTCCTGGGATTAGCCGTTCGGCTTGAGTACGGGGACAATG CTGACAAGTATAAGGATGCCACGCCCGACGGGGCTAAGAATGCGGATAACGCAGCCAAAAACGCAGAACCCCTGATAAACCTAGATG TGAACAATCCAGATTTTAAAGCCGGTGTGATGGCTTTGGCGAACCTCCTTCAGATCCAGCGTCATGACGACTACCTGGTGATGCTGAAG gCAATCCGCATCTTGGTCCAAGAGCGCCTGACACAGGACGCCGTAGCCAAGGCGAGTCAGTCAAAAGAG GGTTTGCCTATCGCCTTGGACAAACACGTTCTTGGCTTTGACACAGGAG ATGCCGTTCTCAACGAAGCTGCTCAGATCCTCCGGCTGCTGCATATAGAAGAACTCCGCGAGCTGCAGACGAAGATTAACGAAGCCATTGTAGCCGTGCAGGCAATTATTGCCGACCCAAAAACTGACCACAGACTGGGGAAAGTGGGGAGATGA